A single genomic interval of Terriglobus albidus harbors:
- a CDS encoding TonB-dependent receptor: MRRLFFAVFVSLLASVGVAQSTFRGGISGIVTDTSGAVIPGATITVKNEATAQSYGTVSSSAGTYSIQDLPLGDYTVTIAFPGFASMKVDKVRVSAGSIFDLPAKMTVAQNTTVVEVDAASLTLDTTTQVQTYTIPKEEVQNIPLNGRSFTAMVNLLPGATGTSSVNGRAGINYMIEGVDNNDPANNGSAANQGGVGGIPGTLIPIDAVEEFSAQTQGGAESGKFAGASVNLVIKSGTNQLHGSLYYYDRNEFFAAMNPFLRATNISRASSGLAPYGKSKVRFHEFGGSLGGPIFKDKTFYFLTYERQGYILSQSTNTFTEPSTAYVAKATALLATKNIKPSPIALGLINTLWQPSMLTGPASANNYLPTNAAQHGYSNNLMLKLDQSINAKNKLSARWYWGQGSQTAPKGSQNPWYYQVAGMHVHNIAVILNSQVNAKMTNQIVAGVDYFNQPFSDANPNVDASKAGFIVGLGPGNVQGAPTLSISGFDATGQSPFSSRHDFSGHLSDIVSMSYGKHQIRTGGEYRRTQIYEVGNGAGGNGGTRGNFSFSGNRGFAAANGANVGTAYPSTFTYNGASTAVDSGLRALADFLQLQSNSSTLVNGVMDRIASVNNFNLYVQDGYQVTSSLNLTFGLRWDYLSPIGDNQKDLTVFNPSVAANALAPTGGLAVVGQDISEPYKASSLQLAPRVGFSWQVPMLTDTLLRGSFGLYYDTPSTNTWLSSNGLLGNPAGTKPLYNQSLTNPNLGELIASSQGSIFPTSPKLPGACSGSTVATCPVASIAAVDPNFTTSNTANYSLNVEKAIGKNMIAQVGYVGTQGKHLLNAYDLNQTQLGAALSTTPIVNGFLPIQQKRPYIGKFPNFGQIRQIASAGGENFNSLQALIKTRNWHGLISEYSYTWSHNLGSNTALPTDNTNPNLDYGNLANDVRNQFKGFFTYDIPGLKRGPKWLTHDWQASSLLWIRGGKPITASSSANNSGLGLGEGADRANLTGNPLTCDSGSTCISGGTSKSIDYALSKGVAYIQWFNPLAIVSPAALTAGTTRVGQFYGPGYASVDLSIFKNVPLREGIRAQFRGEMFNVFNRYNYSNPTFAANSLTSNTQTTGQVTATAGGSSAPGIGAGEPFNVQLALKILF; the protein is encoded by the coding sequence ATGCGTCGTCTTTTCTTTGCAGTATTCGTGTCTCTTCTCGCCAGTGTCGGTGTCGCTCAGAGTACATTTCGCGGAGGTATCTCCGGCATTGTTACGGACACGTCCGGAGCTGTGATTCCGGGCGCCACCATTACGGTAAAGAATGAAGCTACCGCGCAGTCGTATGGCACGGTTTCATCCAGCGCCGGTACCTATTCGATCCAGGATCTTCCGCTCGGTGACTACACCGTGACGATTGCCTTTCCCGGCTTCGCCAGCATGAAAGTGGATAAAGTACGCGTCTCCGCCGGATCGATCTTCGATCTGCCGGCGAAGATGACAGTTGCACAGAACACGACGGTGGTGGAAGTAGACGCCGCGTCATTGACGCTCGACACCACTACGCAGGTGCAGACCTACACCATCCCGAAAGAGGAAGTTCAGAACATTCCTTTGAATGGGCGTAGCTTTACGGCGATGGTTAATCTGCTGCCGGGAGCGACGGGCACAAGCAGTGTGAATGGACGCGCGGGCATCAACTACATGATCGAAGGCGTGGACAACAATGACCCGGCAAACAATGGATCGGCCGCGAACCAGGGCGGTGTCGGCGGTATTCCTGGAACCCTGATTCCGATCGATGCGGTGGAAGAGTTTTCGGCGCAGACGCAGGGCGGCGCTGAGTCCGGTAAGTTCGCCGGAGCGTCCGTGAACCTGGTGATCAAGTCGGGCACTAATCAGCTTCATGGAAGCCTGTATTACTACGACCGCAATGAGTTCTTTGCGGCGATGAATCCATTTCTGCGGGCAACGAATATATCGCGGGCGAGTTCCGGCCTGGCGCCGTATGGCAAATCGAAGGTTCGCTTTCATGAGTTCGGCGGATCACTCGGCGGACCGATCTTCAAGGACAAGACCTTCTACTTCCTGACGTATGAGCGGCAGGGCTACATCCTGTCGCAGTCGACTAATACTTTTACCGAGCCCTCGACGGCGTACGTGGCGAAAGCGACGGCGCTGCTGGCGACGAAAAATATCAAACCCAGCCCAATTGCATTGGGGCTGATCAATACGCTGTGGCAGCCCTCGATGCTGACCGGACCTGCAAGCGCAAATAACTATCTGCCCACCAATGCCGCGCAGCATGGTTACAGCAACAACCTCATGCTCAAGCTTGACCAGAGCATCAATGCCAAGAACAAGCTTTCGGCACGCTGGTACTGGGGACAGGGTAGCCAGACAGCGCCGAAGGGAAGCCAGAATCCCTGGTACTACCAGGTGGCTGGTATGCACGTGCATAACATTGCGGTGATTCTGAACTCCCAGGTCAACGCAAAGATGACAAACCAGATCGTTGCCGGCGTGGATTACTTCAACCAGCCGTTCAGCGACGCTAACCCCAACGTCGATGCCTCGAAGGCAGGCTTCATCGTTGGCCTTGGGCCCGGAAATGTTCAGGGTGCGCCTACACTGAGCATCTCCGGGTTCGATGCGACGGGTCAGAGTCCGTTCTCATCGCGTCACGACTTCAGCGGGCACCTTTCAGACATCGTCTCGATGTCGTATGGCAAACATCAGATCCGTACCGGCGGCGAGTATCGTCGCACGCAGATCTACGAAGTAGGTAACGGAGCCGGTGGAAACGGCGGTACACGCGGTAACTTCAGCTTCAGCGGCAATCGCGGATTCGCGGCTGCAAATGGAGCGAACGTAGGTACGGCGTATCCCTCGACCTTTACGTACAATGGCGCCTCCACCGCGGTGGATAGCGGTCTGCGCGCACTGGCGGATTTTCTGCAGCTTCAGTCGAACTCATCCACGCTGGTCAACGGCGTGATGGATCGTATCGCCAGCGTCAACAACTTCAACCTCTATGTGCAGGACGGGTACCAGGTGACAAGCAGCCTGAACCTGACCTTCGGGCTGCGCTGGGACTATCTGTCACCGATCGGGGATAACCAGAAGGACCTGACGGTCTTCAATCCTTCGGTGGCGGCGAATGCGCTTGCGCCCACTGGCGGACTTGCCGTGGTGGGGCAGGATATCTCGGAGCCCTACAAGGCTTCATCGCTGCAACTGGCTCCCCGTGTGGGCTTCTCGTGGCAGGTGCCGATGCTGACGGACACGTTGCTGCGCGGCAGCTTTGGACTGTACTACGACACGCCATCGACGAACACATGGCTTTCGAGCAATGGCCTGCTTGGCAATCCTGCGGGAACGAAGCCGTTGTACAACCAATCGCTGACGAATCCTAACCTTGGCGAGTTGATTGCTTCTTCACAGGGATCGATCTTCCCGACGAGCCCGAAGCTTCCTGGTGCATGCTCGGGCTCGACGGTGGCGACGTGTCCAGTGGCCAGCATTGCGGCGGTGGACCCGAACTTTACGACCTCGAACACGGCAAACTATTCGCTGAACGTGGAGAAGGCGATCGGTAAGAACATGATTGCGCAGGTCGGTTATGTGGGAACGCAGGGTAAGCACCTGTTGAACGCCTACGATCTCAACCAGACACAGTTGGGTGCGGCGCTGAGCACAACGCCGATTGTGAACGGCTTCCTGCCGATCCAGCAGAAGCGGCCCTACATCGGAAAATTCCCGAACTTCGGACAGATCCGCCAGATTGCCAGCGCCGGCGGCGAGAACTTCAACAGCCTGCAGGCGCTGATCAAGACACGTAACTGGCATGGCCTGATCTCGGAGTACTCTTATACGTGGTCGCATAACCTGGGCAGCAATACGGCGCTGCCAACGGACAACACCAATCCGAATCTCGACTATGGCAACCTGGCGAACGATGTCCGCAACCAGTTCAAGGGCTTCTTCACCTATGACATTCCGGGATTGAAGCGCGGACCGAAGTGGCTGACGCATGACTGGCAGGCGAGCAGCCTGTTGTGGATCCGCGGCGGCAAGCCGATTACGGCGAGCAGCTCCGCCAATAACTCCGGTCTGGGGTTGGGTGAGGGGGCCGACCGCGCGAACCTGACGGGCAATCCGCTGACCTGCGATTCGGGCTCGACGTGCATCAGCGGTGGCACCAGCAAGTCGATCGACTATGCACTCAGCAAGGGTGTGGCGTATATCCAGTGGTTCAATCCGCTGGCGATTGTCTCGCCTGCTGCGCTGACGGCGGGAACGACGCGGGTAGGACAGTTCTATGGGCCGGGATATGCTTCGGTGGATCTCTCGATCTTCAAGAACGTTCCTCTGCGCGAGGGCATACGGGCGCAGTTCCGTGGCGAGATGTTCAATGTCTTCAACCGCTACAACTACTCCAATCCGACATTCGCGGCCAACTCCCTGACCTCGAATACGCAAACAACAGGACAGGTCACGGCGACTGCCGGCGGTTCCAGCGCTCCCGGTATCGGAGCGGGCGAGCCGTTCAACGTGCAGCTTGCTTTGAAGATCCTGTTTTAG
- a CDS encoding acetamidase/formamidase family protein → MMKCYRNVRFLVVLATVLVLSRYCSALDVTGEWVGKISGPFDSQYTAQYAHVTLAAEGTKLSGAWGSFTVQGTLNGGKVELTFLDAGGKTAGSLKGAVSGETLTGDGSVTLARRPGGPAQPPMDVTWSLTRPVKAPAAAKTYDYEPKVFYSIYSAAEPPALHIFPGDTVNTRTMDTAGRDANAVRHGTGGDANVGPFYVEGALPGDTLVVKFSKIRVNKPVGRQGSRFNQHAVTQAYAVAAKYDANFNGNWKQEPEKGTATLPATPGLPHLTIPLKPMLGCISVAPPGEEAYRGTDLGVFGGNLDYNDNVEGVTMYMPVFHPGALLGFGDAHGAMGDGEVVGTGLETSVDVTFTVDVIKGYQTSQVRAETKDYLVSFGVSGSVPESIQLATTQLADWVKKDYKLTDSEIALFFGDVLKYDITELVDPHFDVVAKVPKSAVALLNK, encoded by the coding sequence ATGATGAAGTGCTATCGCAACGTACGATTCCTGGTAGTTCTAGCTACTGTCCTGGTTCTCTCTCGTTATTGCAGCGCGCTTGATGTAACGGGAGAGTGGGTAGGGAAGATCAGCGGTCCGTTCGACTCGCAGTACACGGCCCAGTATGCACATGTAACGCTGGCGGCCGAGGGAACGAAGCTGAGCGGAGCCTGGGGAAGTTTTACCGTGCAGGGAACGCTGAACGGCGGCAAGGTCGAGCTTACGTTTCTGGATGCGGGCGGAAAGACGGCCGGCAGTCTGAAGGGCGCTGTCAGCGGAGAGACGTTGACCGGCGACGGCAGTGTGACACTGGCGCGGCGTCCGGGAGGACCGGCACAGCCGCCGATGGATGTAACGTGGTCGCTGACACGGCCGGTGAAGGCTCCCGCCGCGGCGAAGACATACGACTATGAGCCGAAGGTCTTTTACTCAATTTACTCAGCGGCTGAGCCACCGGCGCTGCATATCTTTCCCGGCGATACGGTGAACACGCGCACGATGGATACGGCGGGCCGCGATGCGAATGCGGTGCGACATGGAACCGGCGGCGATGCGAATGTCGGTCCCTTCTATGTTGAGGGAGCGCTGCCCGGCGATACGTTGGTTGTTAAATTCAGCAAGATCCGCGTCAATAAACCGGTCGGCCGTCAGGGAAGCCGCTTCAATCAGCATGCGGTGACGCAGGCATACGCGGTGGCGGCAAAGTACGACGCGAACTTCAACGGCAACTGGAAGCAGGAGCCGGAGAAGGGGACGGCGACATTGCCGGCGACGCCAGGTCTGCCGCATCTGACGATTCCATTGAAGCCGATGCTGGGCTGCATCTCGGTCGCTCCTCCGGGAGAGGAGGCGTATCGCGGCACTGATCTTGGTGTCTTCGGCGGCAACCTCGACTACAACGACAACGTCGAGGGCGTGACGATGTACATGCCGGTCTTCCATCCGGGCGCGCTGCTTGGCTTTGGCGATGCGCATGGAGCGATGGGCGATGGCGAAGTGGTCGGCACGGGCCTTGAGACATCAGTCGACGTGACCTTTACGGTGGATGTGATCAAGGGCTATCAGACGTCACAGGTGCGAGCGGAGACGAAGGACTATCTGGTCTCATTCGGCGTTTCAGGGTCTGTACCGGAGTCGATCCAACTGGCGACGACCCAACTCGCGGATTGGGTGAAGAAGGACTACAAACTTACAGACAGCGAGATCGCGTTGTTCTTCGGCGATGTGCTGAAGTACGACATCACCGAGCTGGTGGATCCGCACTTCGACGTTGTGGCGAAGGTGCCGAAGAGCGCGGTCGCCCTGCTGAATAAGTAA
- a CDS encoding acetamidase/formamidase family protein — translation MAKQWMRIAAVAGVLLCGRMAVAADVSGEWVAKVATPGEPQYAHVLLQVQGDKVSGSWGSSKVEGTLAGDKLELSLTDEDGKPAGKLSATLNGASFAGSGTMAMRNRFGAGGGFGGGGGGRGAAEATVNWTMDRAATPPAAPRSIKFEPKELYATYSASVAPALHIFSGDVVHTWTADAGGVDAKGIRHRGGDSNIGPFYVEGALPGDTLALHLLKVRTNRATARQGTRINAHAVTAAYLVGAKYDPDFSGEWTLLPEKGIAVPAHPSEHMKNYSVPLKPMLGCISVAPPGDEQYRGGDLGPFGGNLDYNDNVEGTTVYLPVFHAGALLGMGDGHAAMGDGELTGSALETSMDVDFSVEVIKGDSTGQVRAETKEYLIAFGVTGSVPESIQVATSQLATWIKKQYGLSDSEVAILFASTLKYDITELVDAKYNVAAKVPKSILSTMK, via the coding sequence ATGGCGAAGCAGTGGATGAGGATTGCAGCGGTTGCTGGTGTTTTGTTGTGCGGGCGTATGGCCGTGGCCGCCGATGTCTCCGGTGAGTGGGTCGCCAAGGTGGCAACGCCGGGTGAGCCACAGTATGCGCATGTATTGCTGCAGGTGCAGGGAGACAAGGTGAGCGGAAGCTGGGGCTCGTCGAAGGTGGAGGGAACACTGGCCGGCGACAAGCTGGAATTGTCATTGACTGACGAAGACGGCAAGCCCGCGGGCAAGCTGAGTGCGACCTTGAATGGAGCGAGCTTTGCCGGCAGCGGAACGATGGCTATGCGGAATCGCTTCGGCGCTGGTGGCGGCTTCGGTGGTGGTGGCGGCGGTAGAGGAGCAGCCGAGGCTACGGTGAACTGGACGATGGATCGCGCGGCGACACCGCCGGCTGCTCCGCGCTCGATCAAGTTCGAGCCGAAGGAACTGTATGCGACCTACTCGGCCTCGGTGGCGCCGGCGCTGCATATCTTTTCCGGGGATGTCGTTCACACGTGGACAGCGGATGCCGGCGGCGTAGACGCGAAGGGGATTCGTCATCGCGGCGGCGACTCGAACATCGGCCCCTTTTATGTAGAGGGAGCGCTGCCCGGCGATACGCTGGCGCTGCATCTGCTGAAAGTACGCACGAATCGCGCGACGGCGCGCCAGGGAACCAGGATCAACGCGCATGCGGTGACGGCGGCTTATCTGGTGGGGGCGAAGTACGATCCTGATTTCAGCGGAGAGTGGACGTTGTTGCCGGAGAAGGGAATCGCGGTTCCGGCGCATCCTTCGGAGCATATGAAGAACTACAGTGTGCCGCTGAAGCCGATGTTGGGATGCATCTCAGTGGCTCCTCCGGGAGACGAGCAGTATCGCGGCGGCGACCTGGGACCGTTCGGCGGCAACCTGGATTACAACGACAACGTGGAGGGCACCACGGTCTATCTTCCGGTCTTTCATGCGGGTGCTCTGCTTGGCATGGGCGATGGCCACGCCGCCATGGGTGACGGTGAACTCACAGGAAGCGCGTTGGAGACGTCGATGGATGTTGACTTCTCGGTAGAGGTGATCAAAGGCGATTCAACAGGGCAAGTCCGGGCAGAGACGAAGGAATACCTGATTGCGTTCGGTGTCACGGGATCTGTTCCTGAATCGATCCAGGTGGCGACGTCGCAGCTTGCGACGTGGATCAAGAAACAGTACGGCCTGAGCGACAGCGAGGTGGCGATCCTGTTTGCCTCCACGCTGAAGTACGACATCACGGAGCTGGTGGACGCGAAGTACAACGTTGCGGCAAAGGTGCCGAAGAGCATTCTTTCCACGATGAAGTAA
- a CDS encoding metallophosphoesterase family protein, whose amino-acid sequence MRHAIPVLSCSLIFSLALHAQEEEGKRKFPPPESLSTDSLISQPGPSFTVSDNDISRSPRIIVYGDQRFTDPTNTKVTSPQARRLLVGKIAEEHPDAVLMNGDVPYSGDVVNDYQVFHDETKIWRDEKLHIYPSLGNHEFHGDPQEALDHWWSAFPYLRNRRWYSTQLGKSIYTIALDSDTSLQAGSNQRKWLSNQLANLPASVRFVFISLHHPPVADFQTHINVSHNPRPNEIELRDYLESVAPTMKAKIVLSAGHIHNYERFSRNGVTYLVSGGGAASPVRVERKPEDLYQNDEFPNYHFVEFTLKGDTLTGKMYRLADPEAEKVTWEVKDTFEIKAK is encoded by the coding sequence ATGCGACATGCGATCCCTGTGCTTTCGTGCAGCCTGATCTTCTCCCTTGCTCTCCACGCACAGGAAGAGGAAGGCAAGCGGAAGTTCCCTCCGCCCGAAAGCCTCTCAACCGACTCTCTCATCAGCCAGCCCGGCCCAAGCTTCACCGTCTCCGACAACGATATCAGCCGATCGCCAAGAATCATCGTCTACGGCGACCAGCGATTTACCGACCCCACCAACACCAAGGTCACCAGCCCACAGGCTCGCCGCCTACTGGTCGGCAAGATCGCCGAAGAGCACCCAGACGCTGTGCTGATGAACGGAGACGTTCCCTACAGCGGAGACGTCGTCAATGACTACCAGGTCTTTCACGACGAAACAAAGATCTGGCGCGACGAGAAGCTGCATATCTATCCCTCACTCGGAAACCACGAGTTTCATGGCGATCCGCAGGAGGCCCTCGATCACTGGTGGAGCGCCTTCCCATACCTCCGTAATCGCCGTTGGTACTCCACGCAGCTCGGCAAGTCGATCTACACCATCGCTCTGGACAGCGACACCTCACTCCAGGCAGGCAGCAACCAGCGAAAATGGCTGAGCAATCAGCTCGCGAATCTGCCCGCTTCCGTACGCTTTGTCTTCATCAGCCTGCATCATCCGCCGGTAGCCGACTTCCAGACGCACATCAACGTCAGTCACAATCCGCGCCCGAATGAGATTGAGCTGCGCGACTACCTTGAGAGCGTTGCTCCCACAATGAAGGCAAAGATCGTCCTCAGCGCCGGACACATCCATAATTACGAACGCTTCTCCCGCAACGGCGTTACCTATCTCGTCTCCGGCGGCGGAGCAGCCTCTCCGGTACGCGTCGAACGTAAGCCGGAAGACCTGTATCAGAACGACGAGTTCCCAAACTATCACTTCGTTGAGTTCACACTCAAGGGAGACACACTCACCGGCAAGATGTATCGCCTCGCCGATCCGGAAGCCGAGAAGGTTACCTGGGAAGTGAAAGATACCTTCGAGATCAAGGCGAAGTAA